A stretch of Hippoglossus hippoglossus isolate fHipHip1 chromosome 20, fHipHip1.pri, whole genome shotgun sequence DNA encodes these proteins:
- the LOC117754069 gene encoding cytochrome c-type heme lyase, producing the protein MGASMSTPAAPTVRAEAMMAAPPQACPMHKEAPPVTVSPPPGCPMHQAQPVTASPPPECPMHKAEAGPAHQERAYEFVECPMKAPADMKSDIDPANMMPPPNQTPAPDQPFDLSISRQESNIPRHGAEKNWVYPSEQMFWNAMLRKGWRWREDDLAPVDMNNIIKIHNRNNEQAWEEILRWEAMHAIECPCGPTLKRFGGKAKEYSPRARLRHWMGYELPFDRHDWIVDRCGKEVRYVIDYYDGEVNKENYQFSILDVRPAYDSLGAVWDRMKVAWWRWTS; encoded by the exons ATGGGAGCCTCCATGTCTACACCTGCTGCTCCCACAGTGAGGGCAGAGGCTATGATGGCTGCCCCCCCGCAAGCCTGCCCCATGCACAAAGAAGCTCCGCCTGTCACAG TGTCTCCACCTCCGGGTTGCCCCATGCATCAAGCTCAACCTGTCACAG CGTCTCCTCCGCCCGAGTGTCCGATGCACAAAGCAGAAGCAGGTCCCGCCCACCAGGAGCGGGCCTATGAGTTTGTGGAGTGTCCCATGAAAGCTCCAGCAGACATGAAAAGTGACATCGACCCAGCAAATATG ATGCCTCCTCCAAACCAAACACCAGCTCCGGACCAGCCCTTCGACCTTTCAATCTCGAGACAGGAGTCCAACATTCCCCGTCACGGTGCAGAGAAGAACTGGGTTTACCCATCTGAACAGATGTTCTGGAATGCCATGCTGCGAAAGGG ttGGCGTTGGCGTGAGGACGACCTCGCTCCTGTTGACATGAACAACATCATTAAAATCCACAACCGAAACAATGAGCAGGCCTGGGAAGAGATCCTGAGATGGGAGGCCATGCATGCAAT TGAATGTCCATGTGGGCCGACCCTGAAGAGGTTTGGTGGGAAAGCCAAAGAGTACTCTCCCAGAGCTCGCCTCCGCCACTGGATGGG CTACGAGCTGCCTTTTGACCGCCATGACTGGATTGTTGACCGCTGTGGGAAGGAGGTGCGCTATGTCATCGACTACTATGATGGGGAAGTCAACAAAGAAAACTACCAGTTCTCAATCCTGGATGTTCGCCCCGCCTATGACTCTTTAGGTGCCGTCTGGGACCGCATGAAGGTGGCCTGGTGGCGCTGGACCTCCTAa